A single Limanda limanda chromosome 19, fLimLim1.1, whole genome shotgun sequence DNA region contains:
- the lrrc71 gene encoding leucine-rich repeat-containing protein 71, producing the protein MSRRKQVKDKTDKTNPEDEKTTGQTPSETLPAQTFDEYQCTGNVEIDFPGLCALLDVRCIPAVDTKQPASSSSSSSTRGETEGEDAKDIPSQIKDTSHWSRPRLQVELENDDPLCAKSLKVSGWKVDEQIATVLQKMLPSLSHLQSLQFWKAGLTDPVVTSLVNTTPLCSSLRVVSLEGSTLPEHCFHCLLSEDSVLTHLSLRNNRMGDTSARLIGSLLSTTRSSNKNLLSLNLAFNSIGDAGAAHIAQGLRLNRALLFLSLCNNQIGDSGAAHLAEVLGEFALTHDEVVERRKLLLERSQSSSLRVNSDPTPTEQLPLVASSTSLKEDNKGTSKKKEAPKKEEKPATSKEKSNKKSSDVKAAPSKGGKPGDREKQPSAMEVQSSTTLIELQVETVEMGNPLLDEPLQHRDGQLFLPGNTTLASLNLTGNRITERSLPLFLTSVETQGEDGGLLRLCLQRNRFPPECETYVKMEEVMALRYQRRNACGETEEEGQGPLGL; encoded by the exons ATGTCCAGAAGGAAGCAAGTGAAGGACAAAACGGACAAGACGAATCCAGAGGATGAGAAAACAACAG GACAGACTCCATCTGAAACATTACCTGCTCAGACCTTTG ATGAATATCAGTGCACAGGCAACGTGGAGATCGACTTCCCTGGGCTTTGTGCTCTCCTGGACGTGAGGTGTATCCCAGCTGTCGACACCAAGCaaccagcctcctcctcctcctcctcctccaccaggggTGAAACCGAAGGAGAGGATGCAA AGGACATCCCCTCCCAGATAAAGGACACGTCTCACTGGTCTAGGCCACGCCTCCAAGTGGAGCTGGAAAACGACGACCCCCTCTGTGCCAAGAGCCTGAAGGTTTCAG GATGGAAGGTAGATGAGCAGATTGCCACAGTGCTACAGAAGATGCTTCCCTCCCTGAGCCACCTCCAGAGCCTTCA GTTTTGGAAGGCGGGACTGACGGACCCGGTGGTCACCTCCCTGGTGAACACAACGCCACTGTGCTCCAGCCTCAG gGTTGTGTCTTTAGAAGGTAGCACTCTCCCTGAACACTGCTTCCACTGTCTTCTCTCTGAAGACAGCGT CCTCACTCACTTGTCCCTGAGAAACAACCGGATGGGAGATACCAGCGCTCGTCTGATTGGGTCTTTGCTCTCAACAACCAGGTCGTCCAACAAGAACCTGCTGTCCCTCAACCTGGCGTTCAATTCTATCGGTGATGCAGGTGCTGCTCACATCGCTCAG GGCCTGCGCTTGAATCGGGCTTTgctcttcctctcactgtgcAACAATCAGATTGGAGACTCAGGAGCTGCTCATCTGGCTGAG GTACTCGGCGAATTTGCTCTGACTCATGACGAAGTTGTGGAGAGAAGGAAGCTGCTTCTGGAAAGATCTCAGTCT TCATCTCTCAGGGTCAACTCTGACCCAACACCCACTGAACAACTTCCCCTGGTGGCCAGCAGCACTTCACTGAAAGAGGACAACAAAGGTACGTCCAAAAAAAAG GAAGCACccaaaaaagaggagaaacccGCAACCAGCAAAGAGAAGTCGAACAAGAAAT CCTCTGATGTGAAGGCAGCTCCGAGTAAAGGTGGGAAGCCCGGGGACCGAGAGAAACAACCGAGTGCAATGGAG GTTCAATCAAGCACAACCCTGATTGAG ctgcaggtggagacgGTGGAGATGGGGAACCCCCTGCTGGACGAGCCGCTGCAGCACAGGGACGGGCAGCTCTTTCTGCCTGGAAACACAACTCTCGCCTCCCTCAACCTGACAG GCAACAGAATCACAGAGCGGTCGCTGCCTCTGTTCCTGACGTCAGTGGAGACGCAGGGTGAGGATGGAGGTCTGCTGCGTCTCTGTCTGCAG agaAATCGTTTCCCACCAGAGTGTGAGACCTATgtgaagatggaggaggtgatggcACTCAGATACCAGAGAAGAAATGCTtgtggagagacagaagaggagggacAGGGGCCACTTGGGCTTTAA
- the rps27.1 gene encoding 40S ribosomal protein S27.1: protein MPLAKDLLHPSPEEEKRRHKKKRLVQSPNSYFMDVKCPGCYKITTVFSHAQTVVLCVGCSTVLCQPTGGKARLTEGCSFRRKQH from the exons ATGCCA CTCGCAAAGGACTTGTTGCATCCATcccctgaggaggagaagaggaggcacAAGAAGAAGCGTCTCGTCCAGAGTCCAAACTCCTACTTTATGGATGTGAAGTGTCCAG GATGTTACAAGATCACGACGGTGTTCAGCCACGCTCAGACCGTGGTGCTGTGTGTGGGCTGCTCAACAGTTCTCTGCCAGCCCACTGGAGGCAAAGCGCGTCTCACAGAGG GGTGCTCATTCAGGAGGAAGCAGCACTAG